A section of the Hirschia baltica ATCC 49814 genome encodes:
- the rpmI gene encoding 50S ribosomal protein L35, which produces MPKLKTKSGVKKRFKLTATGKVKSGQANKRHGMIKRTPKQIRQQRGTTVMADNEARKVKAFLPYGL; this is translated from the coding sequence ATGCCAAAATTGAAAACTAAAAGCGGTGTAAAAAAGCGCTTTAAATTGACAGCAACTGGTAAAGTAAAATCAGGCCAAGCAAACAAACGCCACGGCATGATCAAACGTACGCCTAAACAAATCCGTCAACAACGCGGAACAACTGTTATGGCAGACAATGAAGCACGTAAAGTGAAGGCATTCCTTCCATACGGCCTTTAA
- the rplT gene encoding 50S ribosomal protein L20 — protein sequence MARARGKVPAHARHKKVIKAAKGYYGRRKNTFRTAQSAVMKAGQYAYVGRKVKKRAFRSLWIQRINAAVREIDPNTNYSTFINGITKAGIQIDRKVLSDLAIKEPAAFKAVFDKAMAAIA from the coding sequence ATGGCTCGCGCACGCGGTAAAGTCCCAGCACATGCTCGTCACAAAAAAGTAATCAAAGCTGCAAAAGGTTATTACGGTCGCCGTAAAAACACTTTCCGTACAGCTCAATCTGCCGTTATGAAGGCAGGCCAATACGCTTATGTTGGTCGTAAAGTTAAAAAGCGCGCTTTCCGTTCGCTTTGGATCCAGCGTATCAACGCTGCTGTTCGTGAAATCGACCCAAACACAAACTACTCAACTTTCATCAATGGTATCACAAAAGCTGGTATCCAGATTGACCGTAAAGTTCTGTCTGACCTAGCCATCAAAGAGCCTGCAGCATTCAAAGCAGTCTTCGACAAAGCAATGGCTGCTATCGCTTAA
- a CDS encoding I78 family peptidase inhibitor, protein MRTLMKTLSGGMFALLISACATTLPSDSGETTNPEPVSSTPDEIPAQIDPTPEDQANKDTCGAAPLNMLIGKSIAAVQMLADQNIRIIGVDTMVTKDFRPDRINIKIDEVATITDIYCG, encoded by the coding sequence ATGCGTACATTAATGAAAACCCTCAGCGGTGGCATGTTTGCCCTTTTGATCAGCGCATGCGCGACAACACTCCCGTCAGATTCTGGTGAAACAACAAATCCAGAGCCGGTGTCATCCACACCAGATGAAATACCTGCGCAAATAGATCCCACACCTGAAGATCAAGCGAATAAAGACACATGTGGTGCCGCGCCGCTTAATATGCTTATCGGGAAAAGCATCGCCGCTGTTCAGATGCTAGCTGATCAAAACATCCGCATTATCGGTGTAGATACGATGGTCACCAAAGATTTTCGTCCTGATCGGATAAACATCAAAATTGATGAAGTCGCAACGATAACAGACATCTATTGCGGCTAA
- a CDS encoding cupin domain-containing protein, with translation MNKSPQTKAQQLIKSLEMQPHPEGGWYKETWRESSPNAERASGTAIFYLLEAGQYSHWHKVDAAEIWHWYDGAPLTLEISPDDETPASQHVLGPDILSGQMPQIIVPKGHWQCAKSTGSYSLVGCTVSPGFEFSGFEMAPPHFCPGN, from the coding sequence TTGAACAAGTCGCCTCAAACCAAAGCCCAACAGCTTATTAAGTCATTAGAGATGCAGCCCCACCCTGAAGGTGGTTGGTATAAAGAGACTTGGCGAGAATCGTCACCGAACGCGGAAAGAGCATCTGGAACTGCAATCTTTTATTTACTTGAAGCAGGTCAGTATAGCCACTGGCACAAAGTGGATGCCGCTGAAATCTGGCATTGGTATGATGGCGCACCGCTCACACTTGAAATTTCCCCTGATGATGAAACCCCTGCTTCCCAGCATGTTCTGGGGCCAGACATTCTCAGCGGACAAATGCCTCAAATCATTGTGCCAAAAGGACACTGGCAGTGTGCCAAGTCGACAGGTTCATACTCACTTGTCGGCTGTACAGTTAGTCCCGGATTTGAATTTTCAGGCTTTGAAATGGCTCCGCCCCATTTCTGTCCCGGCAATTAG
- a CDS encoding glycosyltransferase family 9 protein, which produces MTTDTEMEFVPPANPGDKLRRVLIIQFGPMRCFLEGMAASAYIRRTHRSAHITLLTEPRFHEFGKACPYFNDVEVLTENTKAFVLKKLKSAKYEMLYDFQNDKESLSIGKSLGIKLQSSIANGVSHTYRAFAPIEHYTRRVADQLFCAGIAATDGGHIKRWTEAERPRSDFSWIRAAFRNSPRLEPAFFNLYEKYALIIPGGPLDGTEASWSPQKFGQLANKIAEAGLIPVIVGNPTQGQAAQKINTICEKAVNLISRADFFQIISIAQRAQFFVGGETGPTYLAASTNIPGIVLFRQGWSQEDEASLKTIWNPRTRLGELAPKGGNIIANTAENIDTIETENVWQSILGLNVL; this is translated from the coding sequence TCCAATTTGGGCCTATGCGTTGTTTCCTAGAAGGCATGGCCGCCAGCGCTTACATTCGCCGCACGCATAGATCAGCGCATATTACCCTACTGACTGAACCCAGATTTCATGAATTTGGTAAGGCATGTCCCTATTTCAACGACGTTGAAGTCCTTACTGAAAACACAAAAGCCTTTGTTTTAAAAAAGCTCAAAAGCGCAAAATATGAAATGCTTTATGACTTTCAAAACGACAAAGAAAGCCTTTCAATCGGAAAGTCACTTGGTATCAAGCTGCAATCAAGCATCGCAAATGGCGTATCGCATACATATCGCGCTTTTGCCCCGATTGAACATTATACACGCCGTGTTGCAGACCAATTATTCTGCGCTGGTATTGCAGCAACAGATGGTGGCCACATCAAGCGTTGGACGGAGGCAGAACGACCACGATCTGACTTTAGCTGGATTAGAGCCGCATTTAGAAATTCACCTCGCTTAGAGCCAGCGTTTTTCAATCTCTATGAGAAATATGCCCTCATCATTCCTGGCGGGCCGCTAGATGGAACCGAAGCAAGCTGGTCGCCGCAGAAATTTGGACAACTTGCAAATAAGATTGCAGAAGCTGGGCTCATCCCAGTGATCGTCGGCAATCCAACTCAGGGTCAGGCTGCTCAGAAGATAAATACAATTTGTGAAAAGGCGGTGAACCTAATTTCACGCGCTGATTTCTTTCAAATTATATCTATCGCTCAACGTGCTCAGTTTTTTGTTGGTGGAGAAACCGGACCAACTTATTTAGCGGCGAGCACAAATATTCCGGGAATTGTATTGTTTCGTCAGGGCTGGTCTCAAGAAGATGAAGCAAGCTTAAAAACGATATGGAACCCACGTACACGCCTAGGCGAACTTGCGCCCAAGGGCGGGAATATCATCGCGAATACTGCTGAAAATATAGACACAATAGAAACAGAAAACGTTTGGCAGTCCATTTTAGGATTAAATGTGCTATAG
- the infC gene encoding translation initiation factor IF-3, translating to MARRPQAAAPAKKTGPNVNQDITAPRVLLIDEAGEKQGEMPLSSALDAAREAGLDLVEVSGGSQPTVVKILDYGKLRFEEQKKRAAAKKKQKAADLKEIKMRPNIDTHDYEVKKKAMTRFFDDGDKVKVTLRFRGREMAHQQLGMELLQRVKEDFAEISKVETEPKLEGRQMTMVLSPR from the coding sequence ATAGCACGTCGCCCACAAGCAGCAGCGCCTGCAAAGAAAACCGGCCCCAACGTCAACCAAGACATCACTGCACCTCGCGTCCTTCTCATTGATGAAGCCGGCGAAAAACAAGGTGAGATGCCTCTTAGTTCTGCGTTAGATGCGGCCCGGGAAGCTGGCTTGGACCTCGTAGAAGTTTCCGGTGGATCACAACCAACCGTGGTAAAAATCCTCGATTACGGAAAACTACGCTTTGAAGAACAAAAGAAACGCGCTGCTGCAAAGAAAAAGCAGAAAGCTGCGGACCTCAAAGAAATCAAAATGCGCCCCAACATCGACACGCATGATTATGAAGTTAAGAAGAAAGCCATGACGCGCTTTTTCGATGATGGCGATAAGGTGAAAGTCACATTGCGTTTCCGTGGACGTGAAATGGCTCACCAACAATTGGGTATGGAATTGCTTCAACGCGTTAAAGAAGACTTTGCCGAGATTTCTAAAGTTGAAACAGAGCCAAAACTTGAAGGCCGTCAAATGACGATGGTTCTTTCACCACGCTAG